One Meles meles chromosome 11, mMelMel3.1 paternal haplotype, whole genome shotgun sequence DNA segment encodes these proteins:
- the LOC123952628 gene encoding double homeobox protein 4-like protein 4 — MAGRASGAPEPQGGRRRRRTKFSKSQYKVLIEAFERDSYPDIIAREELARRTQIPEPRIQVTVDLRSLEGGQEASQWFDVVAFYQPPGTSLGGGGGAAFGTDPIPKGLPGMVSLKPKQPYVPGGDQVWFQNRRARIPKSTQRRPGVEADAQLPGPVQCGSCAPDCPCQQNLVGALSDAGHFSAESGAAAAAPAPAQALPSGHADVLNENVALPDLETPVSALGEPSRNFHYSPLTFSPEALCSLRAPLQPLFQQEAGFSGAQQGDPGQLLSHRDCALQGWEQPPPSEQQPWWGWQPSPTLEPEMAPQQTLPQHFGAWEQPPPSPPPWEPWPQPSPVEELAGLWSGFPTSVRDRMLARGPGAPQPSPPQLWGSP; from the exons ATGGCAGGACGAGCCTCTGGAGCCCCGG AGCCCCAAGGAGGTCGGAGACGCCGAAGGACCAAGTTCAGCAAAAGCCAGTACAAGGTGCTCATCGAGGCCTTTGAGAGGGACTCGTACCCTGATATCATCGCCCGAGAAGAACTGGCTAGACGAACCCAGATTCCAGAGCCCAGAATCCAGGTGACTGTAGACCTGCGCTCCCTGGAGGGCGGGCAAG AGGCCTCTCAGTGGTTTGATGTAGTGGCCTTTTATCAGCCGCCTGGAACCTCACTCGGAGGGGGAGGCGGCGCTGCCTTCGGGACTGATCCCATTCCCAAGGGCTTGCCAGGCATGGTCTCCTTGAAGCCCAAACAGCCCTACGTGCCAG GTGGGGACCAG GTCTGGTTTCAGAACCGGAGAGCCCGAATCCCGAAGAGCACCCAGAGGCGGCCAGGTGTGGAGGCCGACGCCCAGCTTCCAGGGCCCGTTCAGTGTGGCAGCTGCGCCCCAGACTGCCCGTGTCAGCAAAATCTTGTGGGGGCCCTGAGCGATGCTGGACACTTCTCTGCGGAGTccggggctgctgctgctgctcctgctcctgctcaaGCTCTTCCCTCGGGGCATGCTGATGTCCTGAACGAGAATGTGGCCTTGCCTGACCTGGAGACTCCAGTCAGTGCGCTGGGCGAGCCTTCCAGAAATTTCCATTACTCTCCCTTGACCTTCAGCCCTGAAGCTCTGTGTTCACTTCGGGCTCCCCTACAGCCCCTCTTCCAGCAGGAAGCTGGCTTCAGCGGAGCTCAGCAGGGGGACCCAGGACAGCTCCTGTCCCACAGGGACTGTGCCCTGCAGGGGTGGGAGCAGCCTCCTCCCTCAGAACAGCAGCCGTGGTGGGGCTGGCAGCCTTCTCCCACGCTGGAGCCCGAGATGGCACCCCAGCAGACGCTGCCCCAGCATTTTGGGGCCTGGGAGCAGCCACCGCCGTCCCCTCCACCCTGGGAGCCGTGGCCACAGCCTTCACCCGTGGAGGAGCTTGCCGGCCTCTGGAGCGGTTTTCCCACCTCCGTCAGAGACAGGATGCTGGCGAGGGGCCCCGGGGCACCCCAGCCCTCACCCCCACAGCTGTGGGGCAGCCCCTGA